A single window of Crassostrea angulata isolate pt1a10 chromosome 8, ASM2561291v2, whole genome shotgun sequence DNA harbors:
- the LOC128161630 gene encoding heat shock 70 kDa protein 12A-like, which produces MAASRPAMPSTHPTSNKIIVVAIDVGTAYSGYAFSYRSRPQEVIVNNWKSHANDGFSHKAPSSILLNETYNFVAFGYDAEEEFSKIVQNRKKDKFFFVKDFKTQLANDQGLERHLLVQDILKRFVPAHGLFMESIRFLRKHFLETLNKKGFEYEEDDIHYILTIPAIWSDVAKQIMRDSACMAGIKPNNLELAFEPEVAALHCRSIPSENLSGSTKRLEEMFKPGIKFAVLDLGGGTADMTIEQNTLDGKLKHVHKATGGLWGGNKVNQAFLKFISEVISGDILESFVKENLTDFFFLNGQFETKKRSIGKYTTEEIVIQLPASLLEIFMEKTSKTLAQTIKGSIYNKDIDVQRGRLAISAEKFRSFFTRTIQGIVNHVKMILNKPECKDVRYILMVGGFSESPLVEDEMRSNFPDKKIINPVDAGLSVLKGAVLYGFNTETVTARASPLTYGISLYDSFNEKKHDFSKTVTVGDERIVLGCFEKFFTINELVEVGTKRSISVYESYEGKSDAMRMMSKEIEIFSSHEENPKYVTEESCSRHGRIIVSPPNGRWPDKVRGKIEFEFGGTELMVRYIDKATQYVVTGSVDFHQGDNQFDLLRSSVQKQ; this is translated from the exons ATGGCGGCCAGTCGCCCAG cAATGCCTAGTACACATCCAACaagtaataaaataattgttgtgGCCATAGATGTGGGAACCGCGTACTCTGGATATGCTTTCTCCTACCGGAGCAGACCTCAAGAAGTAATCGTGAACAATTGGAAATCGCATGCAAACgatggcttttcccacaaagCACCATCTTCCATTCTTTTAAACGAAACATACAACTTTGTAGCGTTTGGATATGACGCCGAAGAAGAGTTTTCTAAAATagttcaaaacagaaaaaaggataaatttttctttgtaaaGGATTTCAAAACGCAGCTTGCAAACGATCAG GGTCTTGAGAGGCATCTGTTGGTCCAAGATATCTTAAAGCGATTTGTACCAGCTCATGGTCTTTTTATGGAATCTATCCGCTTCCTTAGGAAACACTTCTTGGAAACTCTAAATAAAAAAGGCTTTGAATATGAAGAAGACGATATTCATTACATTTTGACAATACCTGCCATTTGGTCAGATGTTGCCAAACAAATAATGCGGGATTCGGCATGTAtg GCTGGCATCAAACCAAATAATTTAGAATTGGCTTTTGAACCAGAGGTTGCAGCGCTTCATTGTAGATCAATACCATCCGAGAATCTAAGTGGCTCAACAAAGAGGCTAGAGGAAATGTTTAAACCAGGAATAAAGTTTGCTGTTCTTGATTTGGGAG GAGGTACAGCTGATATGACAATTGAACAGAATACACTTGACGGGAAACTGAAGCATGTTCACAAAGCAACAGGCGGTTTATGGGGAGGAAACAAAGTAAACCAGGCATTTTTAAAGTTCATCTCTGAGGTTATCAGCGGGGATATCTTAGAAagttttgtaaaagaaaatttaactgatttcttttttctaaaTGGGCAATTTGAAACTAAAAAGCGTTCCATTGGGAAATATACAACTGAAGAAATAGTTATACAGCTACCAGCTTCTCTTTTGGAAATATTCATGGAAAAAACATCAAAAACTTTAGCACAGACAATTAAAGGGTCCATTTACAACAAGGACATCGATGTACAGAGAGGAAGGTTAGCAATATCCGCCGAAAAATTCCGTTCGTTTTTCACGAGAACAATTCAAGGAATTGTGAATCACGTAAAAATGATTCTAAACAAACCAGAATGCAAAGATGTGAGATATATTCTTATGGTGGGCGGGTTTTCTGAGTCACCTTTGGTCGAAGATGAAATGCGATCTAATTTCCCGGACAAGAAAATCATAAACCCTGTAGATGCAGGATTGTCGGTTTTAAAAGGAGCTGTCCTCTACGGTTTTAACACGGAAACCGTCACAGCTCGTGCCAGTCCCCTTACCTATGGAATATCGCTGTACGATAGCTTCAATGAAAAGAAACATGAtttctcaaaaacagtaactgTGGGAGATGAAAGAATTGTTCTTGgttgttttgaaaaattcttcACGATAAATGAACTGGTAGAGGTTGGAACAAAGCGATCCATTTCTGTCTATGAAAGTTACGAAGGAAAATCCGATGCCATGAGAATGATGagcaaagaaattgaaattttttcgTCACATGAAGAAAATCCCAAGTACGTAACTGAGGAAAGTTGTTCTCGCCATGGACGTATCATTGTTTCTCCGCCTAATGGAAGATGGCCTGATAAAGTCAGAGGTAAAATTGAGTTCGAGTTTGGAGGAACAGAGCTAATGGTTCGTTACATAGATAAAGCTACTCAATACGTAGTCACTGGAAGTGTAGACTTCCATCAAGGTGACAATCAATTTGACTTATTGCGGTCCTCTGTTCAAAAGCAGTGA